A single Populus alba chromosome 7, ASM523922v2, whole genome shotgun sequence DNA region contains:
- the LOC118030550 gene encoding serine/threonine-protein kinase/endoribonuclease IRE1a, translated as MKMFSVRFFCLLLILIYMFSSSIGDVLDSERAGIVLTSGLDFTESTRAGGRSLKSFSQYEDSTELVALLNGTIYFKDKISGKMLWSFSSGGPTYSSYQAPAKHDSDKEKGPGGLTGFFLDYGDDWQLYAHYKYSGGMKLPMNIEDFIKITPHMSEDGAVMLGSKKTTVFVVEAKTGRLVRTFKSPDSPSSLQSFEGGSGLHDDLNNNKDLLKSGSSNTAQVIYILRTDYALQTFGPNSDKVSWSAKVATIGATFLCKDVENPSEVFNLSFELDSDTPLSCQSRRIVVQRQDKSQYSSGDIHGEDKLPLSAPNLLLTTQPGVEKSLDDHHARMLLAAPIEHAKEMLALPSDSAAGEVHCRFGMLLMWSTTRSFILFVGILLLCFVLYLSKESFTLKGQLSGTGLKTSSSKKKKAKKSGKNNASVENGNGIALGEGVNKTLSDLNKLVDGGANGRRIGKLFVSNTEIAKGSNGTVVLEGVYEGRLVAVKRLVQTHHDVAWKEIQNLIASDRHPNIVRWYGVEYDKDFVYLSLERCTCSLDDLIQIYSDSSLNPVYGKDQTSRAAIEYKLRLDSVKGVMKDLNLWKSTGHPSPLLLTLMRDMVSGLVHLHELGIIHRDLKPQNVLIIKERSLCAKLSDMGISKRLLGDMSSLDRHATGCGSSGWQAPEQLHHGRETRAVDLFSLGCVLFYCITGGRHPFGDHLERDVNIVKNQKDLFLVEYIPEAEDLISRLLNPDPELRPKALEVLHHPMFWNSELRLSFLRDTSDRVELEDRVSDSDILKALEGIAPTALGGGKWNEKMEPAFITDIGRHRRYKFDGIRDLLRVIRNKLNHYRELPKEIQELVGPVPEGYDNYFASRFPKLLIEVYKVVWKYCREEECFQKYIKSNV; from the exons ACAATATGAAGATTCTACAGAATTAGTTGCTCTATTAAATGGAAcgatttattttaaagataaaatttctgGGAAAATGCTTTGGTCATTTTCGTCTGGAGGGCCAACATATTCTTCATACCAAGCACCAGCCAAACATGACAGTGATAAAGAAAAAGGCCCGGGAGGACTTACAGGGTTCTTTTTAGATTATGGGGATGACTGGCAGTTGTATGCACATTACAAATACTCAGGTGGAATG AAACTTCCAATGAATATTGAAGACTTTATTAAAATTACACCACACATGTCAGAGGATGGAGCTGTTATGCTTGGGTCTAAGAAAACTACTGTGTTTGTAGTCGAGGCTAAAACTGGAAGACTTGTCCGCACTTTTAAGTCCCCTGATTCTCCATCTTCGTTGCAGAGTTTTGAAGGAGGGAGTGGTTTACATGATGACCTTAACAATAATAAGGATCTGCTAAAGTCTGGTTCATCAAACACCGCTCAGGTAATATACATCTTAAGGACAGATTATGCACTGCAAACGTTTGGTCCAAATTCAGACAAAGTTTCATGGAGTGCAAAAGTGGCCACAATCGGGGCCACTTTTCTTTGTAAAGATGTCGAGAATCCATCAGAAGTATTTAACTTGAGCTTTGAGCTTGATTCTGATACACCGTTATCATGTCAATCTAGAAGGATTGTTGTCCAACGACAGGACAAGTCACAGTATTCCTCTGGGGATATTCATGGTGAAGATAAGCTCCCATTGTCTGCTCCAAATCTATTGCTTACCACACAGCCTGGGGTTGAGAAATCATTAGATGATCATCATGCAAGAATGTTGCTTGCAGCTCCCATTGAACATGCTAAAGAAATGCTTGCTTTGCCTTCTGATTCTGCAGCAGGTGAAGTCCATTGTAGGTTTGGAATGCTCCTCATGTGGTCAACAACACGGTCCTTCATATTGTTTGTTGGTATCCTGTTATTGTGCTTTGTTTTGTACCTGAGTAAAGAAAGTTTTACCTTGAAGGGACAGTTGAGTGGTACTGGATTAAAAACTTCATCTTCCAAAAAGaagaaagctaaaaaatcagGAAAGAACAATGCAAGTGTTGAAAATGGGAATGGAATTGCACTGGGAGAGGGTGTTAACAAAACACTGTCAGAccttaataaacttgttgatgGAGGCGCCAATGGACGCAGAATTGGTAAGCTATTTGTATCAAATACAGAAATTGCTAAGGGAAGCAATGGTACTGTTGTTCTTGAGGGTGTGTATGAAGGTCGACTAGTTGCTGTGAAACGCCTTGTCCAAACTCATCATGATGTTGCTTGGAAAGAAATTCAGAATCTCATTGCATCAGACAGACATCCAAATATTGTTCGATGGTATGGGGTGGAGTATGATAAGGATTTTGTTTACCTATCTCTGGAGCGTTGCACATGCAGCTTAGATGACTTGATTCAAATATACTCCGATTCCTCTTTAAACCCTGTCTATGGCAAGGACCAAACCTCAAGAGCTGCAATAGAGTATAAACTTCGGTTGGACTCAGTGAAAGGAGTTATGAAGGATCTCAATTTATGGAAATCAACAGGCCACCCTTCACCTCTATTACTAACTTTGATGAG GGATATGGTTTCTGGGCTTGTGCATTTGCACGAACTGGGAATAATTCATCGAGACTTGAAGCCTCAGAATGTGTTGATAATTAAGGAAAGATCTTTATGTGCTAAGCTCTCTGACATGGGTATCAGCAAGCGCCTCCTTGGAGATATGTCCTCATTAGATCGTCATGCTACTG GTTGTGGCAGTTCTGGTTGGCAAGCACCTGAACAGCTTCATCATGGACGCGAAACACGTGCAGTTGATTTATTTAGTTTGGGTTGTGTCCTCTTTTACTGCATCACTGGCGGCAGACATCCATTTGGTGATCATCTTGAACGTGATGTCAATATTGTGAAAAACCAAAAGGACCTGTTCTTGGTGGAGTATATTCCAGAAGCTGAGGATCTTATTTCCCGCTTATTAAATCCTGACCCTGAATTGAG GCCCAAGGCATTGGAAGTGCTACACCATCCTATGTTTTGGAATTCAGAGCTGAGATTGTCATTTCTTCGCGACACAAGTGACAGAGTAGAATTGGAAGATAGGGTATCTGACTCAGATATTCTGAAAGCATTGGAGGGTATTGCACCAACAGCACTGGGTGGTGGAAAATGGAATGAAAAGATGGAACCTGCATTCATCACTGACATTGGTCGTCATCGGCGTTATAAGTTTGATGGCATTCGGGACTTGTTGCGAGTCATTCGAAACAAGTTGAATCATTATAGAGAACTTCCCAAAGAAATTCAG GAACTTGTAGGACCAGTCCCAGAAGGATATGATAACTATTTTGCGAGTCGCTTCCCGAAGCTCCTGATTGAAGTATACAAAGTTGTGTGGAAATATTGTAGGGAGGAAGAATGCTTTCAGAAGTACATTAAAAGCAATGTTTAG
- the LOC118030549 gene encoding probable protein phosphatase 2C 47, with amino-acid sequence MAQETNASLQIERLDGGCSGTCKGSVSAMEDEKDENLDNLNQLTTGKPPRNVKMVRHCSSSAFFTDFESEIAILGLVSPSSENSVFLPIFRSGSWSEKGPKQFMEDEHICIDNLHKHLVTSAELPSPGAFYGVFDGHGGTDAAAFTRENILNFIVEDSQFPSGTKRAIKSAFVKTDHALADTKSIDSSSGTTVLMALILGRTMLIANAGDSRAVLGKRGRAVELSKDHKPNCSSERQRIERLGGVIYDGYLNGQLSVARALGDWHIKGSKGSKSPLSSEPELKEINLTEEDEFLILGCDGLWDVMSSQCAVTIVRKELMMHNDPERCSKALVTEALQRNTCDNLTVLVICFSPDPPPKIEIPRNHRRRSISAEGLDRLKGILNN; translated from the exons ATGGCTCAGGAAACTAATGCTTCACTTCAGATAGAAAGATTGGATGGAGGGTGTAGCGGTACTTGTAAGGGCAGTGTGTCTGCCATGGAAGATGAAAAGGATGAGAATTTGGACAATTTGAACCAATTGACCACTGGTAAACCTCCAAGAAACGTCAAAATGGTCAGGCATTGTAGCAGCTCTGCATTTTTTACAGATTTT GAATCAGAAATTGCAATTTTGGGATTGGTCTCACCATCATCTGAAAATTCTGTATTTCTCCCTATTTTTCGCTCTGGAAGCTGGTCGGAGAAAGGACCAAAGCAGTTCATGGAGGATGAGCATATATGTATAGATAATCTACATAAACATCTTGTTACATCAGCAGAATTACCCTCTCCTGGTGCATTTTATGGG GTGTTTGACGGACATGGTGGCACTGATGCAGCTGCCTTTACCAGAGAGAACATTCTTAATTTCATTGTCGAAGACTCCCAGTTTCCCTCAGGCACAAAGAGGGCAATTAAGAGTGCCTTCGTGAAGACTGATCACGCACTTGCTGATACTAAATCTATTGATAGTTCATCTGGCACCACTGTCTTGATGGCCCTTATTTTGGGAAG GACCATGCTTATCGCTAATGCTGGTGATTCAAGAGCCGTGTTGGGCAAACGAGGAAGAGCGGTTGAGCTCTCAAAGGACCACAAGCCCAACTGCAGCTCAGAAAGACAAAGAATTGAGAGATTAGGAGGGGTGATATATGATGGCTACCTTAATGGCCAATTATCGGTTGCTCGTGCTCTCGGAGATTGGCACATTAAAGGCTCTAAAGGTTCGAAAAGCCCCTTAAGTTCCGAGCCAGAGTTGAAGGAGATTAATCTGACGGAAGAAGATGAGTTTCTGATACTAGGCTGTGATGGTCTATGGGATGTAATGAGTAGCCAATGTGCAGTCACAATTGTTAGGAAGGAGCTAATGATGCATAATGATCCTGAGAGGTGCTCAAAAGCTCTTGTCACAGAAGCACTCCAGCGCAACACATGCGACAACCTGACAGTTTTAGTGATCTGTTTCTCTCCTGATCCACCTCCTAAGATTGAAATTCCTAGGAACCATAGGAGGAGGAGTATATCTGCTGAAGGGCTGGACCGTCTCAAGGGTATTTTGAATAATTAG